In Limanda limanda chromosome 23, fLimLim1.1, whole genome shotgun sequence, a genomic segment contains:
- the LOC132996524 gene encoding oxysterol-binding protein-related protein 11-like — translation MQAETAPIRPPEGEAGKLEVVPQIKTPSSGRASAKSWQYSDHMENVDGYLMKYTNLVTGWQYRFFVLNNESGVLEYFVNEQSRPQKPRGMLPLAGAVISPSDEDSHTFTVNAISGEQYKLRATDAKERQHWVSRLQICTQHHTEAMGKTNPPPKSRSYSMASQGSGSSPMSVRRPSQNPNTLFGWSQVNKGSSLYSSKRSLLPDHLMDAREMITQAQGQHRELIQSIEGLPPAPGLSPLDQDLLMLKATSMATMNCLNECLHILHLQQVARQRGSLGGPTIEWLEPKLPDSLKNGSSSMGSFTAGEGQLEGSGLELSSPDSCSFSGEQEDIDAEDELEDALADKEEDLGAVEEERSVILHLLSQLKLGMDLTRVVLPTFILEKRSLLEMYADFMSHPDLFMAITDGSSPEERMVRFVEYYLTSFHEGRKGAVAKKPYNPIIGETFHCSWKVPRRPEAAQEPPQGGAEPPPAPQDPYQVRFVAEQVSHHPPVSGFYAECQERRICVNTHVWTKSKFMGMSIGVSMIGEGCLNLLEHDEEYTFTLPCAYARSILTVPWVELGGKVNINCVKSGYSAVITFQTKPFYGGKLHKVTGEVKHNTTNAVVCRVQGEWNGVLEFSYTSGETRLVDVTKLPVTRKLVRPVEKQGPTESRRLWQHVTESLRQKDIDKATEHKRILEERQRTEERHRAETETAWRTRYFDREGEGWIYHKPLWKNSAFKS, via the exons ATGCAGGCGGAAACCGCGCCGATACGACCCCCGGAGGGCGAGGCCGGGAAGCTGGAGGTCGTCCCCCAGATCAAGACCCCCAGCTCCGGGAGAGCGAGTGCCAAGAGCTGGCAGTACAG TGACCACATGGAGAACGTGGACGGTTACCTGATGAAGTACACCAACCTGGTGACCGGGTGGCAGTACCG gttCTTTGTGTTAAACAACGAGTCGGGTGTGTTGGAGTACTTTGTGAACGAGCAGTCGCGGCCCCAGAAGCCCCGTGGCATGCTGCCGCTCGCCGGCGCCGTCATCTCGCCCAGCGACGAGGACTCGCACACCTTCACTGTCAACGCCATCAGCGGCGAGCAGTACAAGCTGCGGG ccACCGACGCCAAAGAGCGGCAGCACTGGGTGAGCCGGCTGCAGATCTGCACACAGCACCACACAGAGGCCATGGGGAAG ACGAATCCTCCTCCCAAGTCCCGGAGCTACTCGATGGCGTCCCAGGGCAGCGGCAGCTCGCCGATGTCCGTGCGGCGCCCGAGCCAAAACCCCAACACCTTGTTCGGCTGGTCGCAGGTCAACAAGGGCTCGTCGCTCTACTCCAGCAAGAGGTCGCTGCTGCCCGACCACCTGATGGACGCCAGAGAG ATGATCACGCAGGCCCAGGGGCAGCACCGGGAGCTGATCCAGAGCATCGAGGgtctcccccccgcccccggccTCTCCCCCCTGGACCAGGACCTGCTGATGCTCAAGGCCACGTCCATGGCGACCATGAACTGCCTGAACGAGTGCCTGCACATCCTGCACCTGCAGCAGGTGGCCCGGCAGAGAGGCTCCCTGGGag GACCGACCATCGAGTGGCTGGAGCCCAAGCTGCCCGACAGCCTGAAGAACGGCAGCAGCTCCATGGGAAGCTTCACCGCCGGGGAGGGTCAGCTGGAGGGGAGTGGCCTGGAGCTCAGCAGCCCggactcctgcagcttctctggg gaacAGGAAGACATAGACGCGGAGGATGAGCTGGAGGACGCCTTGGCCGACAAGGAGGAGGACCTGGGCGCCGTGGAGGAGGAGCGCAGCGTCATCCTACACCTGCTGTCCCAGCTGAAGCTCGGCATGGACCTCACACGG GTGGTGCTCCCCACCTTCATCCTGGAGAAGCGCTCCCTGCTGGAGATGTACGCCGACttcatgtcccaccccgacctcTTCATGGCCATCACGGACGGCAGCAGCCCGGAGGAGCGCATGGTCCGCTTCGTGGAGTACTACCTCACCTCCTTCCACGAAGGCCGCAAGGGCGCCGTCGCCAAGAAGCCCTACAACCCCATCATCGGAGAGACCTTCCACTGCTCCTGGAAGGTTCCCAGGAGACCAGAGGCCGCCCAGGAGCCTCCACAGGGGGGCGCCGAGCCGCCGCCGGCCCCCCAGGACCCCTACCAGGTGCGCTTTGTGGCCGAGCAGGTGTCCCACCACCCCCCCGTGTCTGGGTTCTACGCTGAATGCCAGGAGAGGCGGATCTGTGTGAACACGCACGTGTGGACCAAGAGCAAGTTCATGGGAATGTCCATCGGAGTGTCCATGATCGGAGAAG GTTGTCTGAATCTGCTGGAGCACGATGAGGAGTACACCTTCACGCTGCCCTGTGCCTACGCTCGCTCCATCCTCACCGTGCCGTGGGTGGAGCTCGGCGGCAAAGTCAACATCAACTGCGTCAAGTCGGGTTATTCAGCCGTCATCACGTTCCAGACCAAACCCTTTTATGGCGGGAAGCTGCACAA GGTCACGGGGGAGGTGAAGCACAACACCACCAACGCGGTGGTGTGTCGCGTGCAGGGCGAGTGGAACGGCGTGCTGGAGTTCAGCTACACCAGCGGGGAGACGCGGCTGGTGGACGTCACCAAGCTGCCGGTCACGAGGAAGCTGGTTCGACCGGTGGAGAAACAAGGACCGACCGAATCCAG GCGCCTGTGGCAGCACGTGACCGAGTCCCTGCGGCAGAAGGACATCGACAAAGCCACGGAGCACAAGAGGATCCTGGAGGAGCGGCAGCGGACGGAGGAGCGGCACCGAGCCGAGACCGAAACCGCCTGGAGGACCAGATACTTTGACAGAGAG GGCGAAGGCTGGATTTACCACAAACCACTTTGGAAAAACTCGGCGTTCAAATCCTAG
- the LOC132996525 gene encoding glycerol-3-phosphate dehydrogenase 1-like protein, whose product MPGKKVCIVGSGNWGSSIAKIIGHNVKGSNRFDPMVNMWVFEEEVDGRKLTEIINTDHENVKYLPGHKLPRNVVAVPDITEAVKGTKILVFVIPHQFIAKLCDQMKPHVTEGTIGISLIKGVDEGPDGLKLISDIIREKLEIEVSVLMGANIANEVADEKFCETTIGAKNEANGHIFKELLQTPNFRITVVTEGDTVELCGALKNIVAVGAGFCDGLGFGDNTKAAVIRLGLMEMIAFAKLFCKGPVTSCTFLESCGVADLITTCYGGRNRKVAEAFVRTSKSIAELEAEMLNGQKLQGPQTSAEVFKILLKKDMVNKFPLFAAVYQICFEGKEVKEFITCLQNHPEHM is encoded by the exons ATGCCCGGAAAGAAAGTCTGTATCGTGGGATCTGGAAACTG gGGCTCCTCCATCGCCAAGATCATCGGGCACAATGTGAAGGGCTCCAACCGCTTCGACCCCATGGTCAACATGTGGGTGTtcgaggaggaggtggacggcAGGAAGCTCACGGAGATCATCAACACCGACCACGAGAACGTCAAATACCTGCCGGGTCACAAGCTGCCTAGGAATGTG GTCGCCGTCCCCGACATCACAGAGGCCGTCAAAGGAACGAAGATCCTCGTCTTCGTCATCCCGCACCAGTTCATCGCCAAACTGTGTGACCAGATGAAGCCTCACGTCACCGAGGGTACCATCGGGATATCGCTCATCAAA GGTGTGGACGAGGGCCCGGACGGCCTGAAGCTGATCTCAGACATCATCCGAGAGAAGCTGGAGATCGAGGTCAGCGTCCTGATGGGAGCCAACATCGCCAACGAGGTGGCGGACGAGAAGTTCTGTGAAACCACCATCG GAGCAAAGAACGAGGCGAACGGACACATCTTcaaggagctgctgcagactcCCAACTTCCGCATCACCGTGGTGACGGAGGGCGACACGGTGGAGCTGTGCGGAGCCTTGAAG AATATCGTGGCCGTAGGCGCCGGGTTCTGCGACGGCCTCGGCTTCGGCGACAACACCAAAGCAGCGGTGATCAGGCTCGGGCTCATGGAGATGATCGCCTTCGCCAAGCTGTTCTGCAAAGGCCCGGTGACCTCGTGCACCTTCCTGGAGAGCTGCGGCGTGGCCGACCTCATCACCACCTGCTACGGGGGACGCAACCGCAAAGTGGCCGAGGCCTTCGTCAGGACCTCCAAG TCCATCGCTGAGCTGGAGGCGGAGATGCTGAACGGCCAGAAGCTTCAGGGTCCACAGACGTCAGCGGAGGTTTTTAAGATCCTGCTGAAGAAGGACATGGTCAACAA gTTCCCTCTGTTTGCAGCCGTCTACCAGATCTGCTTCGAGGGCAAAGAGGTGAAAGAGTTTATCACCTGCCTCCAGAATCACCCAGAGCACATGTGA